AGGCCAGCGTCGAGTCGACGTAGCGGTCGGTCACCACGACCTCGCCCCGGTCGAGGGCGGGCCGCACGACGGCCGCGACGTGCTCGGCCTTGTCGGCGGCGTACAGCAGGGCCTCGGTGCGGTCGTCGAGCGCTCCCGTCGCCGGGTCGAGCACGATCCGCCGCACCTCCGCCCCCGCGGGCGTGCCACCCGGCTCGCGGGTCAGCAGCACCGTGCGACCGGCCGCCTCGAGACGCTCGCGCAGCAGCCCCGACTGGGTCGACTTGCCGGCCCCGTCGCCGCCCTCGAAGCACACGAAGAGGCCGCGGTCGGCGTACGTCCCGGGGAAGTCCTGCACGCGCCCACCCTAGGCGGGGACACCGACGGCGTGCGGGTGTGGTCGGTGGGGTGGGGTGGGGAGTGCTGGGGTGACGGGCCCCGGATGATCGGTAGTCCGAGACGTTCGGCACCCGTTTCGGGCCGGATCGGGTGCCGAACGTCGCGGACTACCCGATCCGGGGGGTGGCAGGGCCCGCGACCGACCCCGCCCCTAGGCCTTCTTGGCCGCCGTCTTCTTGGCGGTCGTCTTCTTCGCGGCCGTCTTCTTGGCCGCCGTCTTCTTGGTGGCGGTCTTCTTCGCCGGGGCCTTGCGGGCGCCCTTCTTGGCCGCCTTCTTGGCCGGGCCCTTCTCGCGGCGCTCGGCCAGCAGCTCGGCCGCCCGCTCGGGGGTCAGCTGCTCGACCGAGTCGTCCTTGCGAAGGGTGGCGTTGTACTCGCCGTCGGTGACGTACTCGCCGAAGCGGCCCGCCTTGACGACCATCGGCTGGCCCGAGACGGGGTCGTTGCCGAGCTCCTTGAGCGGCGGGGCGGCCGCGGCGCGACCCCGCTGCTTGGGCTGGGCGTAGATCTCGAGCGCCTCGGTCAGCGTGATGTCGAACAGCTGCTGCTCGCTGGCCAGCGAGCGCGAGTCGGTGCCGCGCTTGAGGTAGGGGCCGTAGCGGCCGTTCTGCGCGGTGATGGTCTCGCCGTCGTCGTCGACGCCGACCACGCGCGGCAGCGAGAGCAGCTGGACCGCCTGGTCGAGGGTCAGCGTCTCCAGGGACATGTCCTTGAACAGCGAACCGGTGCGCGGCTTGGCCTTCTTGGGGGCGTCCTCGGGCAGCAGCTCGGTGACGAACGGGCCGTAGCGGCCGTTCTTGGCCACCACCGTCAGGCCGGTCTCCGGGTGCTCGCCGAGCACCTGCTCCTCGCCGGCCGGGGTGGCCAGCAGCTCCTGCGCCCGGTCGAGGGTGAGCTCGTCGGGCGGCAGGTCGTCGGGCACGTTGGCCTTGGTGGCGAAGGCGTTGCCCTCGTCGTCGGGCCCCTCGAGGTAGGGGCCGTACTTGCCGACCCGCAGGTGCACGCCGCTGTCGGGGCCGCCGATCGGGAAGGTGGCCAGCTCCTTGGCGTCGATGTCGCCGAGCTCGTTGACCAGCTTCTGCAGGCCCTCGACCTGGTCGTTGCCGAAGTAGAAGGCCGCCAGCTCGGTGTTGCGGTCGCGGCGACCGCCGGCGACGTCGTCGAGCACGTCCTCCATCTCGGCGGTGAACTCGTAGCTCACCAGCCGCGCGAAGTGCTCCTCGAGCAGCCGCACCACCGAGAACGCCAGCCACGCCGGGACCAGCGCGGTGCCCTTCTTGTAGACGTAGCCGCGGTTGAGGATCGTCCCGATGATCGAGGCGTACGTCGAGGGGCGGCCGATCTCGCGCTCCTCGAGCTCCTTGATCAGGGTCGCCTCGGTGTAGCGCGCCGGGGGCTTGGTCGAGTGGCCCTCGGCCGTGAGGGTCGCGGCGCTGACCGAGTCGCCCTCGCCGACGTTGGGCAGGCGGGTCTCCTGGTCGTCGGAGGTGCCGCCGTCGTCGTTGCCCTCGACGTAGGCCTTGAGGAAGCCGTGGAAGGTGATGACGCGGCCGCTCGCGGAGAACACCACGTCCTCGCCGGTGCTGGCGGCGCCGCCGAGGCGGATCGTCACCGACTGGCCCTGGGCGTCGCGCATCTGGCTGGCGATGGTGCGCATCCAGATCAGCTCGTAGAGCCGGAACTGGTCGCCGGTCAGGCCGGTCTGGGCGGGGGTGCGGAAGGAGTCGCCGGCGGGGCGGACGGCCTCGTGCGCCTCCTGGGCGTTCTTGACCTTGGAGGTGTAGACCCGCGGGCTGTCGGGGAGGTACTCCGCGCCGTACAGGTCGCGGGCCTGGTTGCGCGCCGCCGTGATCGCCGTCTCCGACAGCGTCGTGGAGTCGGTGCGCATGTAGGTGATGAAGCCGTTCTCGTAGAGCCGCTGCGCGACCGACATGGTCGAGGAGGCGCTGAAGCCGAGCTTGCGGCTGGCCTCCTGCTGCAGGGTCGTGGTGCGGAACGGCGCGTAGGGCTTGCGGGTGTAGGGCCGCGACTCCCGCGAGCGGATCGAGAACTCGGTGTCGTGCAGGCCCTCGACCAGCGCCTCGGCGCGGGTCTTGGTCAGGTGGACCACGGCCTTGCTGCCGGAGGCGGCGCCCGCCTTGAGCTCGCCGTCGGGCCCGAAGTCGGAGCCGCGCGCCACCCGGACGTCGTCGACGGAGTGCAGCCGGGCGGGGAACATCCGCTGCTCGTGACGGGAGCCGGCGTCGAAGGTGCCCTCGAGGTCCCAGTACGACGCGACGCGGAACCTGATGCGCTCGCGCTCCCGGTCGACCACGAGGCGGGTCGCCACGGACTGCACGCGGCCGGCCGACAGCCCCGACATCACCTTGCGCCACAGCACGGGCGAGACCTCGTAGCCGTAGAGCCGGTCGAGGATCCGCCGCGCCTCCTGGGCCTCGACGAGGTCCATGTCGATCTCGCGGGGGTTGGCCACCGCGGCGTTGATCGCGGCCGGGGTGATCTCGTGGAAGACCATCCGGTGGACGGGGATGTTCTTGGGCTTCAGCTCGTCGAGCAGGTGCCACGCGATGGCCTCGCCCTCGCGGTCCTCGTCGGTGGCGAGGTAGAGCTCGTCGGCGTCCTTGAGCAGGCCCTTGAGCTTGGTCATGTGCGACTTCTTGTCGCGGGAGACGACGTAGACGGGCTCGAAGTCGTGGTCGACGTCGACGCCGAGACGGGCCCAGGGCTCGCCCTTGAGCTTGGCCGGGATGTCCGCGGCGCTCTGCGGGAGGTCGCGGATGTGCCCGATGGAGGACTCCACGACGTAGCCCCGGCCGAGGTAGCCCTCGATGGTGCGGGCCTTGGCCGGCGACTCCACGATCACGAGCTTGTGTGCCACTTGTTGCTTACTCGTCCCTGTCGACTGCTGTGCATGGGTGCGGCCCCGGCCGTTACCGGGTGCGGCGTCACCGTAACGCCTGGTGACAACGCAGGAGCAAACTCGGTGTCTAGTGCTGGTCCACTCCCGGGTCCCGCGGCCGACCGGCCGGCGGGTCGGGCTCGAGGCCGTTCCAGCTCGCCCACAGGGCGGCGTACGACCCGCCGGCGGCCACCAGCTCGTCGTGCGGGCCGAGCTCGGAGATCCGCCCGTCCTCGACCACCGCGACCCGGTCGGCGTCGTGCGCGGAGAACAGCCGGTGCGCGATCGCGATCACCGTGCGGCCCTCCAGCACCGCCGCCAGCGAGCGCTCGAGGTGGCGCGCCGCACGGGGGTCGATGAGCGAGGTGGCCTCGTCGAGCACCAGCGTGTGGGGGTCGGCCAGCACCAGCCGGGCCAGCGCGACCTGCTGCGCCTGGGGCGCGGTCAGGGCCAGGCCGCCCGAGCCCACCACGGTGTCGAGGCCCGCGGGCAGCAGGTCGACCCAGTCGAGGGCGTCGACGGCCCCGAGCGCGCGCCGCACCTGCTCGTCGGTGGCGTCGGCCTCCCCCTGGCCCGCGACGGCCAGGGCGAGGTTCTCCCGGAGCGTGCCGACGAAGACGTGGTGCTCCTGGGTGACCAGTGCGACGTGGCCGCGCAGCTCCTCCAGCGGCAGCTCGACGAGCGGCGCCCCGCCCACGCGCACGCTGCCCGCGCCGGGCGGGTGGATGCCCGCGAGCAGCCGGCCCAGCGTCGACTTGCCTGCGCCCGAGGGGCCGACCATCGCGACCCGCTCGCCGGGGGCCACGTGCAGGTCGACGCCGTGCAGCACCTCGCGGCCCTCGACGTAGGAGAAGCGGACGCCGTCGGCGGCGAGGTCCTCGCCGCGGGCGGCGACGCCGGTCGCGGTGCGGTCGTCGGGCACCTGCGCCACCCCGAGCAGCCGGGCGAGCGCCGCCGCGCCGAGCTGGAGCTCGTCGAGGATCGACACGATCCGGTCGACCGGGTCGATGAGCATCTGGACGTAGAGCGTCGCGGTCGTGACGTCGCCGAGCGAGACCTGGCCCTGGGTGTAGAGGTAGCCGCCCAGCAGCAGCGTCCCGACCGTGGGGACGAGGTAGGACAGCTCCATGCTCGGGAAGAAGACGGTGCGCAGGTGCAGCGTGTAGCGCTCGGCCCGGTACGACGCCGCGATGTCGTCGTCGGTCGCCTCCACCCGCGCGCGGCCCAGGCCCAGCGACTCGACGGTGCGGGCCCCCTCGACGGTCTCGGTCAGGGTCGCGTTGATCCGGGAGTACGACGCGCTCTCGGCCAGGTAGCCGTCCTTGGCCCGGGCGAGGTACCACCGCAGGCCCGCCACCAGCGGCGGCATGCCGAGCAGGCACGGGAGCAGCACCCACCAGCCGACGCTCAGCGCGGCCACGAAGGTGACCACGGCGGTGATGAGCGCGATCGTCCACTCGGGCAGCGCCCAGCGCACCGACCACGCCAGCTGGTCGGTGTCGCGTCCGGTCCGGGTGAGCAGGTCGCCGGAGCCCGCCGACTCGACGGTGCCGAGCGGCAGCCGCAGCACGTGGCCCACGAAGTCCTCGCGCAGCTCGGCCAGCACCCGCTCGCCGAAGACCTGGCTCAGGTAGCGCGCGAACCGGGTCAGCACCGTCTGCAGCACGAGGAACCCCGCCAGCAGCAGCACGATCCGGTCGACGGCCGCGACCGTGGTGCCGGTCTCGACCGCCTGGACCAGGTCGCCGAGCAGCCGCGGTGCGGCCAGGCCGGCGAGCGCGGCGAGGCCGTGCAGGAGCAGCGCCCCGCCCAGCATCCGGGGGTGGCGGCGGGCGAGGTCGGCGGCGTAGCGGCGCACGCCGTGGCCGTCGGCGACGGGCAGCGCGGTCACCGGGTCACCTCCTCGGTCTGCTCCTGCTCGCGGGTCACCGTCAGGCGGTACGCCGCGTCGCCCTCGAGCAGCTCCCGGTGCCGGCCGCTGGCGACCACCCGGCCGTCGCGCACCAGCGCCACCTCGTCGACCGCGTCGAGCAGCAGCGGGCTGGTGGTCACGACCACCGTGGTCCGGCCCCGGCGGTGGGAGCGCAGCCGCGCGGCCACGAACGCCTCGGTGTGGGCGTCGACGGCCGAGGTCGGCTCGACCAGCACCAGCACCTCGGGGTCGAGGGCCAGGGCCCGCGCCAGCACCAGCCGCTGGCGCTGGCCGCCGGAGAAGGTCCGGCCGCGCTCGGCGACGACCGAGTCCAGGCCCTCGGGCAGGCTCGTCACGACGTCGTCGGCCGCCGCGGTCGCCACGGCCGCGTCGACGTCGCCGTCGCCGTGCACGTCGACGACCTCGCGCAGCCGGCCGGAGAACAGCGACGACCCGGTGTCGGAGACGACGACGCGGCGGCGCACCTCCTCCAGCGGCAGGCGCGTCAGCGGCACGCCGCCCAGGGTCACCGTCTCGTCGGGGGCGCCGTCGACCAGCGGGGTGGCCAGGCCGAGGCGGTCGGCGAGCCCGGCCGTCTCGTCGGGCCGCTCGCTGACCAGCGCGAGCAGCGACCCGGCGCGCACGTGCAGCCCGCTGAGCGAGTCGCGCAGGTCGGACCCGACCGGCGGCGAGGGGGCCACCTCGGCGGCGTCGACGTGGTCGGGCTGCAGGCCCAGGAAGCCGGTCACCCGCTGCGCCGAGACCCGGGCCCGGATCAGCCGGTTGGCGAACTCGGTGGCGGTGCGCAGCGGGATCATGAGGAAGGCGGAGTAGCCGTAGAAGGCGACCAGCTCCCCGGCGCTGATCTCGCCGGCCACGGCGTACCTCGCGCCGAGCCAGACCACCACGACGACGAAGACGCCGGGCAGGAACACCTGGAGCGCGTCGAGCACCGACTGCAGGCGCGCCACCGCCACGCCGGCCACCCGCGCCTGCTGCGACTCGCGCCGGTAGCGGCGCCAGAACACGTCCTCGCCGCCGATCCCGCGCAGCACCCGCAGGCCCGCGACGATGTCGCTGGCGGTGTTGGACAGCCCGCTCATCAGCTCGCGCTGCTCCTCGCTGCGGCGCTGCAGCGGCGAGAGCAGCGGGCCGACCAGCAGCATCAGCAGCGGCACCCCGACCAGGACGACCAGGCCCAGGGTGACCGAGGTCTGCAGCAGGATCACCGCGACCAGCACGAAGGACACGACCGCGCCGGCGAAGCGGGCCATCACGTCCATCAGGTGGCCCAGGTGGCTCAGGTCGGTGGTGCCGATCGCGACCACCTCGCCGGTGGAGGTCTGGCGCGCCAGCGAGCCGCCGAGCCGTGTCGTCTGCCGCGCGACCAGCTGGACCGTGCGGTAGGCCGCGGTCAGCCAGTTGGTCACCGCGAACCGGTGGCGCATGATCCCGCTGCCGGCCTGGAGCAGGCCGATCGCGAGCATGAGGGCGCCGTACTGCCACAGGGCCCGCAGGTCGCGCTCGGCGACCCCGCGGTCGATGGCGCGACCGATCACCGCCGGCATCACGGCCTGGGTGCCCATCCACACGATCCCGAACAGCATCCCGCCGACCAGCGTGAGGCGCTGCCCGCGCGCCAGCCACCACAGGAAGGCTCCCGGCGAGCGCGTCTGCGCGGTGCCGGGGTGGGTGAGGGGGAGGTGGCGCACCAGCCCCACGCTACGGACCCAGGGGCGTCCGGTGCGAACCGTTTTCGCCCGGCTAGAGCGTGAGGAACCCCTCGGTCACCAGCTCGCGCACCACCGGGGCGTACGCCGCCCGCAGCTCGGCCTCGTCGCGCTCGAGCAGCTGGGCCAGCGCGCCGAGCACCTGGCCGACGGTGAGGTCGCCGTCGCAGGCGCCGACCAGGGCCGCCTCGACGGTGTCGACCTGCCGGGCCCGGCGCAGCAGCCGCTGCTGGCGCACCACGATCTCCTCGGGGTCCTCGGCCCCCGGTCCGCCGTACGTCTCCTGGCGCAGGTCGACGCGCGCCACCGGCCGCGTCGCCAGCAGCGCGTCGTCGTCCAGCCCGCGCAGGCCGGCGACCCGGTCGAGGAGGCCGTCGACCTCGGGGCCGATCGGCTGCTCCACGTCATAGGGCCACTCCTCGAGGCGCAGCGTCGGCGTGGCATCGGTGCGCCGCAGGTTGATCCAGCCGAACCCCACCCCCTCGGCGCCCTGCTCCTCGAACCACGACAGCCAGGTGTCGTAGCGCTCGAGGTACGCCGCCGGCTCGATCCGCCCCGTCGCCGGGTGCAGGCCGGCGTCCTTGAGCCAGAGCTCGACGTACGTCGGCAGGTCGACCACCTCGCGCTGCAGCACCCACGCGTCGCAGGCGTCCTCGGACCCGGTCACGGGCAGCCACGAGGCGAGCCGCTCGTCCCAGGGCTGGTCGCGGCGGATCATCCAGTTGGCCAGCACCTGGCCGGTGCCGCCCTCGGCGAGCACGCCCGGGAGGCCGCGCACGATGTGCTCGACGACCTGGTCGCCCGGCAGGCCGGAGTCGCGGTAGACCAGCCGCTCCCCCGTGGCCGGGGAGATGACGAACGGCGGGTTGGTCGCCACCAGGTCGAACCGCTCCCCCGCGACCGGCTCGAAGAAGGAGCCCTCCCGGGTCTCGATCCAGCCCGCGCTGCCCGGGCCGGTCGGGCCGGTCGGGCCGGTCGGGCCGGTCGGGCCGGTCGCGACGCCGTTCAGCTCGGCGTTGACCCGCGTCAGCCACAGCGCGCGGGTGTTGACGTCGGTGGCGACCGTGTGGCGGGCGTGGCCGGCGAGGTGGAGCGCCTGGACGCCGCAGCCGGTGCCGAGGTCGAGCGCGCGGCCGACCGGTCGGCGCGAGGTGAGCTGGGCCAGCGAGGTCGCGGCCGAGGAGATGCCGAGCACGTGGTCGGCGCTGACGTGCGAGGCCCGGCCGTCGAGCCCGGGCGTGAGGTCGCTGGCCACCCACAGGTCGCGGTCCTCGGTGGCGTAGGGGCGCACGTCGACCCGCGCCCGCACCTCGCTCACCGACCGCTCGAGCAGCCCGGCGTTGCACAGCGGGTCGACCAGCCCGGGCAGCGCCGCCCCGACCTCGTCGACCGGCAGCGTGGCCTGCAGCAGCCACAGCCGGGTCAGCGTCTCGACGGGGCTGCCCCCGGTCGTGGCGCGCAGCCCCGGCATCGTCTCGTTGCGCGACAGCGCGGCGTGGGCCACCGGCCCCAGCGCCGCGGCGACCCGGTCGTAGGTGAACCCCGCCGTCGTCAGCGCCTCGCGCAGCCGACCCGTCCAGCCCGTCGTGTCCATCCGCGCACGCTATCCACCCCGCCCCCACCCCCCGCCGACCGGGCGATCCCCGCACGCCCAGGCACCCCGAGCGGGCACTTCCCGCACGCCCGCGAACGCCGACCGGGCACTTCCGGCACGCCCGCGCACGCCGACCGGGCACTTCCGGCACGCCGGCGTACGCCGACCGGGCAGCCTCGCAGGCGGGTGCCTGCGGGACTGCCCGGTCGGAGGTGCGGTCGGTGGTGCGGTCGGTGGTGCGGGGACCCGCTCGGGTCAGGAGCGGGTGGTGCTGGCGGCGGGGACGTCGTCGTTCATGACGTTGCCGCGCCGCTTGGAGACGACCACGGCGACCACGATGATCGCCGCGGCGACCAGGGCGATCAAGATCCGCACAACGTCGTTCTGGTCCTCGCCCACGCTCAACGACACGATCGCGCTGGCGATGAGCAGCGAGACCAGGTTCATCACCTTGATGAGCGGGTTGATCGCCGGGCCGGCGGTGTCCTTGAAGGGGTCGCCGACGGTGTCGCCGATGACGGTGGCCGCGTGGGCGTCGGAGCCCTTGCCGCCGTGGTGGCCGTCCTCGACGAGCTTCTTGGCGTTGTCCCAGGCCCCGCCCGCGTTGGCCAGGAAGACCGCCATCAGGGTGCCGGTGCCGATGGCGCCGGCGAGGAAGCCCGCCAGGGCCGTGACGCCGAGGCCGAAGCCGACCGCGATCGGCGCCAGCACCGCGAGCAGACCGGGCGTGACGAGCTCGCGCAGCGAGTCGCGGGTGACGATGTCGACGACCTTGCCGTACTCCGGACGGCCGGTGCCCTCCATGATCCCGGGGATGTCGCGGAACTGGCGACGCACCTCGTAGACCACCGCGCCGGCCGCGCGGGCCACCGCGTTGATGGCCAGGCCGGAGAACATGAACACGACCGCCGCACCCAGCAGGACGCCGACCAGCACGCCCGGGTTGAAGACGAAGAAGTCGGCCAGGTTGAACTCGTCGATGGCCGGGTTGGCCTCGTTGAGCGCCTCGAAGACCGAGGTCGAGTAGGACCCGAACAGGGCCGTCGCCGCCAGCACCGCCGTCGCGATCGCGATGCCCTTGGTGATGGCCTTGGTGGTGTTGCCGACCGCGTCGAGCTCGGTGAGGATCTGCGCCCCCTCCTCGCTGACGTCGCCCGACATCTCGGCAATGCCCTGGGCGTTGTCGGAGACCGGGCCGAAGGTGTCCATGGCCACGATCACGCCGACCGTGGTGAGCAGGCCGCACCCGGCCAGCGCCACCGCGAACAGCGACACCGTCAGGGTGGCGCCACCGATCAGGTAGGCCCCGAAGACGGCAGCGCCGATGACGAGCGTCGTGTAGACCGCCGACTCGAAGCCGACCGAGAGGCCGCTGAGGATGACGGTCGCCGCACCGGTCAGCGAGCTCTCGGCGACATCCTTGACCGGCTTGTGCTCGGTGCCGGTGAAGTAGCCGGTCAGCGCCAGGATGCCGGCCGCCATCACGATGCCGATGACGACCGCCGACGAGGCGATCAGGCGCGGGTCGCCGGAGACGCCCGACATGTCGGTGCCCATCACGTTGTCGAACTCCGCGAAGCTGCCGGGGAGGTAGACGTAGGAGGCCACCACCGAGGCGACCGCGCCGACGGCCGCGGAGATGTAGAAGGCCCGGTTGATCGTGGTCAGGCCGTTCTCGCCCGGTCGCGGCTTGGTGATGTAGATGCCCAGGACCGCGGTGAGCGCACCGATCGCGGGGATGAGCAGCGGGAAGACCAGGCCGTCGTCGCCGAAGGCCTGGGAGCCCAGGATCAGCGCGGCGACCAGCGTCACGGCGTACGACTCGAAGAGGTCGGCCGCCATGCCCGCGCAGTCGCCGACGTTGTCGCCCACGTTGTCGGCGATGGTGGCGGCGTTGCGGGGGTCGTCCTCGGGGATGTTGTTCTCGACCTTGCCCACCAGGTCCGCGCCGACGTCGGCGGCCTTGGTGAAGATGCCGCCGCCGACCCGCATGAACATGGCGAGCAGGGCGGCGCCGAAGCCGAAGCCCTCGAGCACGGCCGGGGCCTCGTCGCGGAACGCGATGACCACGACGCTGGCGCCGAGCAGGCCGAGGCCCACGGTCGCCATGCCGACGAAGGCGCCGGTGCGGAACCCGATCTTCATCGCCGGGTCGCGGCCCACGGTGTTGGCCGCGGCGGCCACGCGCAGGTTGGCCTGCACCGCCAGCGACATGCCGAGGTAGCCGATCGCCGCCGAGAACCCGGCGCCGACCAGGAAGAAGAACGAGCGTCCGACGCGGACCCCCAGGGTGTCGGCAGGCAGCGCCAGGAGCGCCACGAAGGCGACCGCGGCGAAGATGCCGAGCGTGCGGAACTGCCGCGTCAGGTAGGCGTTGGCGCCCTCCTGGACCGCGTGAGCGATGTTCTTCATGTTGTCGGTGCCCTCAGCGGCAGCCAGGACCTCCTTGCGGAACATCACGGCCATCCCGAGCGCGCCGAGCGCGATCAGGAGGACGATGATGACCAGCACGAGGTTGCCGCCGTCGAGCTGCACGACAGCGGGGTGGGACCCGGTCATGTCTCTCCTCGGTGGTTCGGGGTACGGCCATGCCGGACTCTACGTGTGCTGCGTCACAGTGGGCGTGACGTGCGTCACAGCGTCGCGTGTCGTGGGTACGCCGGACCGCCGGGCGTCGTGGACGACCGGCGGGAGGAGCCCCGAGGCAGGGTCAGCGCGCGAGCGCGTCGGCCTCGGTGTCGTGGATCGTGAAGACCTTGGCCAGCCCGGTGATCCGGAAGATCTTGAGCAGCCGGTCCTGGGAGCAGATCAGCTCCATGGACCCGTCGTGGGCGCGCACCTTCTTCAGGCCGCCCACCAGGACGCCGAGGCCGGTGGAGTCGAGGAAGTCGACGCCCTCCATGTCGATGACGAGGTCGTGGTGCCCCTCGCCGACGAGCTCGGTGATCTTGTCGCGCAGCTTGGGCGCGGTGTAGACGTCGATCTCACCGCCGACGGCGACGATCGTGCGGCTGTCGACCTCACGGGTCTGCAGCGAAAGATCCACGTCAATCTCACCTCCGAGCGAGGCTCAGCCCCGGCCCTCGCCCCTTGTGTGCCTACGACCCGGACATCTAACCACGCGGTGCTGGCCCGCCGCGGCGCAACTGTCGGACCGCGCTGAGAGACTTGAGCGGTGACCGTGCTCGACGTGGACTCCGTGATCGCCCGCCTCAGCGGCGCGCCGGGGCGCGAGGACGGCCTAACCCACCTCGAGGTGCTCCCGGCCCGCGAGGCCCGCCACGCGGAGTGGCCCACCTGGCTGGCGCCGTCGGTGCGCGACGCGTTCGTCGCGGCCGGGGTGCCGCGGCCCTGGACCCACCAGCGTGAGGCGGCCGACCTGGCCCACGCGGGCGGGCACGTCGTGGTGTCGACCGGCACCGCGTCGGGCAAGTCCCTGGCCTACCTGCTGCCCGCCCTCCACGACGTCGAGACCAGCCGCGGCCCCAAGGGGCAGCGCGGCGCTGGGGTGCTCTACCTCTCGCCGACCAAGGCACTGGCGCAGGACCAGCTGGCCGGCGTGCGCCGGCTGGGGCTCGAGCACCTGCGCGTCGGCACCCACGACGGCGACTCCACGCCCGAGCAGCGCGAGTGGACCCGCGACCACGCGGAGTACGTCCTCACCAACCCCGACATGCTCCACCGGTCGCTGCTGCCGGGCCACACCCGCTGGTCGCGCTTCTTCGCCTCGCTGCGCTACGTCGTGGTCGACGAGTGCCACCACTACCGCGGGGTGTTCGGCGCTCACGTGGCCCAGGTGCTGCGGCGGCTGCGCCGGGTCGCGGCCCTGCACGGCGCCCACCCCACCTTCGTCCTCGCCTCCGCCACCGTCGCCGACCCCGAGGTCTCCGCCGGCCGGCTCACCGGTCTCGACGTCGTCGCGGTCACCGACGACGGGTCGCCGCGCGGCCGCACGGCCGTCGCGCTGTGGGAGCCCCCCTTCGTGCCGGGGGTCGGGGAGAACGGCGCCCCCACCCGCCGCTCGGCGGCCAGCGAGGTCGCCGACCTGATGACCGACCTGGTCGTCGACCGGGTCCGCACGCTCGCCTTCGTCCGGTCGCGCCGGGGCGTGGAGACGGTCGCGGCGGCCTGCCGGCGCATGCTCGCCGAGGTCGACCCGTCGCTGGTCGACCAGGTCGCGGCCTACCGCGGCGGCTACCTGCCCGAGGAGCGGCGCGCACTGGAACAGGCGCTGCGCGAGGGCCGGTTGACCGGCCTGGCCGCCACCAACGCCCTCGAGCTCGGCATCGACATCAGCGGGCTCGACGCCGTGCTCCTGGCCGGCTTCCCCGGCACCCGCGCGGCGTGGTGGCAGCAGGTGGGCCGGGCGGGGCGGTCGGCGACCGACGCTCTCGGCGTGCTCGTGGCCCGCGACGACCCGCTTGACACCTACCTCGTGCACCACCCCGAGGCCCTGCTCGGGGCGCCGGTCGAGGCCAACGTCTTCGACCCCGACAACCCCTACGTCCTGGGCCCCCACCTGTGCGCGGCGGCCGCCGAGTCGCCGCTGCGCCTGGTCGACCTGCCCATGTTCGGTCCGGCCGCCCGCGCCGCCGTCGACGCGCTGACCGCCGGCGGCCTGCTGCGCCGCCGGCCGCACGGCTGGTTCTGGACCGACCGGCGCCGCGCCAGCGACCTCGCCGACATCCGCTCGACCGGGGGGCCACCGGTCCGGCTCGTCGAGGACGTCACCGGGCGCGTGCTCGGCACGGTCGACCACTCCGCGTCCCACGGCACCGCCCACCCCGGCGCGGTCTACGTCCACCAGGGCGAGACCTGGCTGGTGCGCGAGCTCGACCTCGACGAGTCGGTCGCGGTGGTCGTGCGCGACGACCCCGACTACTCCACCTCGGCGCGCGAGGTGGTCGACATCGAGATCCTCGCGGAGCGCGAGGCGACCGCCTGGGGCCGCGCCCGGCTCAGCCTGGGACAGGTGCGGGTCACCCACCAGGTGGTCTCCTTCCTCAAGCGCCGGATCCCCTCGGGCGACGTCATCGCCGAGGAGCCGCTCGACCTGCCCGAGCAGACGCTGGAGACGGCCGCCGTGTGGTGGACCCTGCCCCCGGCCGTGCTGGAGGACTCGGGCCTGGCCGCGACCGACCTGCCCGGCGCCGCGCACGCCGCGGAGCACGCCTCCATCGGCCTGCTCCCCCTCTTCGCCACCTGCGACCGCTGGGACATCGGCGGCGTCTCGACGGCGCTGCACGCCGACACGGGCATGCTCACGGTCTTCGTCCACGAC
This genomic interval from Nocardioides scoriae contains the following:
- a CDS encoding DEAD/DEAH box helicase, with translation MTVLDVDSVIARLSGAPGREDGLTHLEVLPAREARHAEWPTWLAPSVRDAFVAAGVPRPWTHQREAADLAHAGGHVVVSTGTASGKSLAYLLPALHDVETSRGPKGQRGAGVLYLSPTKALAQDQLAGVRRLGLEHLRVGTHDGDSTPEQREWTRDHAEYVLTNPDMLHRSLLPGHTRWSRFFASLRYVVVDECHHYRGVFGAHVAQVLRRLRRVAALHGAHPTFVLASATVADPEVSAGRLTGLDVVAVTDDGSPRGRTAVALWEPPFVPGVGENGAPTRRSAASEVADLMTDLVVDRVRTLAFVRSRRGVETVAAACRRMLAEVDPSLVDQVAAYRGGYLPEERRALEQALREGRLTGLAATNALELGIDISGLDAVLLAGFPGTRAAWWQQVGRAGRSATDALGVLVARDDPLDTYLVHHPEALLGAPVEANVFDPDNPYVLGPHLCAAAAESPLRLVDLPMFGPAARAAVDALTAGGLLRRRPHGWFWTDRRRASDLADIRSTGGPPVRLVEDVTGRVLGTVDHSASHGTAHPGAVYVHQGETWLVRELDLDESVAVVVRDDPDYSTSAREVVDIEILAEREATAWGRARLSLGQVRVTHQVVSFLKRRIPSGDVIAEEPLDLPEQTLETAAVWWTLPPAVLEDSGLAATDLPGAAHAAEHASIGLLPLFATCDRWDIGGVSTALHADTGMLTVFVHDGHPGGAGFAERGYAAAAAWLQATRDAIASCGCAEGCPSCVQSPKCGNQNNPLDKAGAVVLLDLLLAGAPRD